Genomic segment of Leptospiraceae bacterium:
TAATACTGGCAAACTTTCTTCGTATTTTGTTTTTTTAAACAAATCAATGATTTCTGGATCTAATTTTTCTATGCCTAAATAAATCAAATCCAAAAGAACTTCAGCTGCTTCTTCGTTTTGTTCATTAAGTAGTTTTTGTTTAATTTGTTGATTATACAAACTTGGATTTTTTGTTATTTCAGTTTTGATGAAATTTTTGGTTTCAGGATTTTCTACATCTGTTGCCAAGCTCTCAATAATACTACTTTGATAGACTTGATATGCAGGAGTTTTGTATAGATCTATTAAATATTCCCTAGCCTTGGGAGTATCATCAATTGTTTCTTCCAAAAACTGAATGTAACTTTCTTTTAGATTATCTGGGATTTTATTTTTGTCTTTATGTAGTGATTCCAATATGATTTCTTTTTGATTGATTTCTGTTGTTTCTTCGTATTTCTGATAGCTTTTGTCTAAATCTTCTTTTTGAACGGTTCTACACGAAATAATGATCAAAGAAAACAAAAAAAATATGACTATAATCCTCATTATATTTTTTATCGGTTTTTGGCTATTTTTTTTATCAATTTATGAGAAAGAAAAAATTCTTTTCAATCCCAATCAAGCAAAAACTTTGTCTTAGTGATTAAAAGAATATTATTAATTTCAATACTTACCCTAACCTCATGCAATGATCCTTTGTATCAAAAGTGCGAAGATTTTTGCCAAACTGTTGAATCTTGTATTTTTTCTCAGAAACTACCACTCTCAGAAAAAGAAATCCAAAACCTTACGAAAAAGGTTCATTATCACTGCATTGATTCATGCATAATTTATCACACAGAAATTATTGAATGCTTCCAACAAAAAGAAACAGCCCGTCAATGCCAAAGTTTGATTGAATGTAGTCTTCCAATTTTTATTCATCAATGACATGATGGAATTACAAAAAAAACATATTTGGTTTTTGCGTATTACCATTTTATTGTTTGTTATTTCCTATTTATTTTTTCTTCCACAAGATGTAATGGACATTGACTCAACCCAATACGCAGAGATTGCCCGAGAAATGATAGAAAACAAGAACTTCCTCTCCTTGAAAGACAATGGAAGAAAATACTTAGACAAACCCATCATGACGTTTTGGATCATTAGTTTTTTCTACTCCCTTTTTGGGATTTCTAATTTTTCTTACCGCCTACCTGCAACTTTCATGCTGTTAATTTCCCTTTTTGGAATATACAAAATTACCAAACTTACTTATCAAGATAAACAAAAAGCATGGATTGCTACGCTCTTTTATGCATCCTCTCCTGCTGTTTTTTCGATGCTTACAAGTCCCATCATCGACATTTACCTAACGACTTTTTTGATTTTAACTTTTTTGTTTTACTATTATGGAATTCATGAAGATCCAAAATACTTATATTTAATGTATCTATTTATTGGGATTGGTTTTATAACCAAAGGTCCGATTTCATTGGTTATTCCCCTTCTTTCGATATTTGGAAATCACTTATTAAAGAAAGACTTTGAAACCCTAAAAAAAATAAAACTTTTTTCGGGATTTTTGATTGTTTTTCTTATTGTTGGATTTTGGTCCTTTCTTTTGTATTTGGACTTTGGAATTTATGGACCTTACTTTTTCTTGTATTTACAATCTTTTGGAAGAATCACTAGCAAGTTCTATGATACCGGCTGGGATCCATTTTATTTTTACTACACGTTTTTATTTTCAATACTTCCCTTTGGATTGTTTTTTGTTCTGATTACTTTTCAAAAATTAAAAGAAATTTATAAAAATTTTCAAATTTCCTACTTAGAAAATAAAAGATTTAATGAATTTTATGACTTTTTATTTCAAAAAGACAGAGTATTGTATTTATGGTGTTTCTTGATTTTATTTTTATTGAGTTTTTCTAAGTTTCGTTTGCCACAATATGTGTTTTGGCTTGTGCCTCCTGCAAGTATTCTCTCTGCTCATTGGTTTGTAGAAAGCATTCATTCAAAGAAGCACCATTCATTTTGGGTGGTTCCATTTTTCTTGATTGTGTTTCTTGTTTATTTTCGTTTTTTTAGTGAGATTGAATTTCATATAGTTTTTTCTATTTTTCTTCTAATTTCAATAGTAATTTTAATTTATTTTCATCAAGTTTATTCTCTTGGAATACGTTTTACTTTTATTACGGTTCTTTTGGTTTATGTTTACGGGATAACTTCGATTTATCCTTTTCTTGTAGAGTATCAACCTGCAAGTAAGATGGCAAAACTTATCCCACCAAAAAAGGACTCAAAAGAGATTCTTTTTACCTATGGGATTCCTTATTCCCACAGATCCTATGCTTTCTACACACAAAGACTCACAAGAGCTCTTGAGATTAAAAAAGAGTTATTTTACCAACACCTTCAAAACTATCAGGAAGCTTATATTGTTGTTCATTATCAATTATACGAAGTTTTCAAAAATGATTTCAAAGATGTAGAGCTCCATGAACTCGGTAAATTTCCTTTTTATAAGGTCTCACGTCCTACTTGGGATTTTTTTGAACCAAAAAAGCGAGAATCCAAACTACAGTATGTTTATCTCATCAAAGCCATAAAATAGAAACGATTTTAAAGGGAATGACATAGTCAGGCTTTACCAAGATTTGGTATTATATGAGAATTCTTTCGGGTATTCAACCAAGTGGTAGACCTCACATTGGAAATTATTTTTCTATGATGAAGCGAATGGTGGAATACCAAAAGGATCATGAGCTATTTGCCTTCATTGCAAGTTATCATGCCATGACAACGGTCCAAAAGGCTGAAGAACTCAGAGAAGGAATTATCAACATCGTTATAGATTTCTTAGCAATTGGAATGGATCCAAATAAAAGCACATTTTGGGTTCAAAGTGATGTTCCCCAAGTAACTGAACTTTGTTGGATTTTATCAAATTTCATCACCGTAAACCAACTGGAATTAGCCCACTCTTATAAAGATAAAATAGCTCAAGGTATCAAACCCAATGCCGGATTGTTTTTTTATCCTGTTTTGATGGCAGCGGATATTTTAGCCTTCAAAACCGAAAAAGTTCCTGTTGGAAAGGATCAAAAACAACATTTGGAATTCACAAGAGACATAGCCGAAAGGTTTAATCGCAATTATGGAGAAATCCTATGTATTCCTGAACCTGATATCAACGAAGAAGTAGCTGTAATCCCGGGAGTAGACGGAAGAAAAATGAGTAAAAGCTACAAAAACGCCATTTACTTTTTTGATGATGAGAAGAATATAAAAAAACAAGTCTTTTCAATTGTCACTGACTCAAAAGGAATCAATGAACCTAAAGATCCTGATACTTCGGTTTTATATCAAATATATAGTTTGTTTCTCAACGAAGAAGAAAAGAAAGTCCTTCGAGATCGCTTTCTAACTCCTGGAACTGGCTACGGACAACTCAAACAAGAACTTTTCGAAAAGATCATGGATTATTTCGCCGATGCTCGAAAAAAAAGAGAAGATTTAGAAAAAAGACCCAATGATATACGTGATATTCTCAAAGAAGGAGCCACGAAAGCTCGAGCCATTGCCGAAGAAGTTCTACAAGAAATACGAGAAAAGACAGGATTACGTTATTAAAGAGATTTCCAACGAACAACAGGTGGTAAGTAAAATTCAGGAGGTTCAAAGCCAAGTAAAACCAATAAAGTGCTCGCTATATTTCCCAAACCATATTCTCCATTGATGGGATTGAGTTCTAATTCGTCCAAATAGGGGCTTATAATCACAAATGGGACCGGATTCAATGTATGGCTGGTTTTCGTAGCATATTTTCCATTTTTTTGCTTGAGGGGTTGACCTGTTTTTTTATCTACTTCAATCATTTGTTCGCAATTCCCATGATCAGCGATAACAATCATGGTTCCCTTTAGTTCGGTGATCACATCATAAAGTCGTTTAACCTGTTCATTTAAAGTTTCCACAGCTCTGATGGCGGCTTCTAAAACACCTGTATGCCCCACCATATCACCATTCGCATAGTTTACTCTTAAAAATTGATATTTTTTACTTCTTAGTGCCTCGATAAGAGTATCGGTGATTTCTTTTGCTTTCATCTCGGGTTTTTCTTGAAAGGGAACTCTATCTGATGGAATTTCCACCCAATCTTCTAGTTCTTCGTTAAATTTTAATGAGTTGTTTCCATTCCAAAAGTAGGTAACATGACCAAACTTCTGGGTCTCTGATATGGCATATTGATAAATCCCCATGTGAGCTAAGTATTCTGACACTGTTTTGTCTATTGCTGGTGGAGGAACTAAATATTTTTTAGGAATCTTTAAATCTCCATCATATTCCATCATGCCGGCAAAATGAACCTTCACTTCTGGATCACGGACAAACTTATCGAAATTCTCCTCTGTGAAGGCACGACTGATCTCAATGGCACGGTCACCTCGAAAATTATAAAAAATCACCACATCTTGATCTCGAATTGGTCCAACTGGTTTTTGGTTTTGATCCACAATCACAAATGGGGGAAGATCCTGATCAATTTTATCGGGATAAACTTTTCGAAAAGTTTGGATGGCATCCAGGGAACTTGTAAATTTCCATTCTGCTTCTCCTTTCACATGCGTTTTCCAACCCAATTCTACCATTTTCCAGTTGGCTTCGTAGCGATCCATGGTAATCACCATCCTACCTCCTCCAGAAGCTACCCGATAGTGTTCTCCTGTTGGGTCTAATTCTTTGAGGAATTTTTCTAATTTTTCTAAATAAATTTCTGCGCTCTTCTCTGGCACATCCCTTCCATCTAACAAGGCATGGACCCGAACTTCTTTTACCCCTAATTCTTTACACTTACGGATCATGGCAAATAAGTGATTGATGTGACTATGGACATTTCCATCAGAAAGAAGTCCGATAAAATGAACAGTGCTTCCTTTCATTCCATAACCGGGTTGTTCGTTTGTTCCAATGTATTCTTTCCAAACCTCACTTTGAAATAACCTTCCTGTTTCTATAGCTTGATTGACTAAACTTGCACCTTGAGCAAAGATTCTTCCAGCTCCTAAGGCGTTATGACCAACTTCTGAATTTCCCATGTCATCATCTGATGGCATTCCAACAGCAGTTCCATGAGCTTTTAAAGTTGTGAAAATTCGCTTAGGTTCCACCCCAGGCTGAAATAACATCTTCAAAAAATCAGCTTTTGCTAAATCTAAAGCATTCCCAGGATAACCTTCCTTGATGCCTTTATAAAGACCCACTCCATCGAGAATAACAAGAAGTAATGGTTCTTGAATTTTCTTTGACAGGCGATTTAGCTTCATTATAGATATTAAACAAAGAAATAGGTTTTCTTCAAGTAATTTCTTTTGATTTGATTTCTTTTTGTAGATTGAGGAGTTTTTGGTAATTTTTTTCTAAAACTTCTTCACATTTTTTATAAGTTTCATAACGAATGATGATGTGATTTAAAACCTCTCCACCCAAAAAAACAAGATTTTTGGTCAAAAGAGAATAATTTTTCAAAAGCCTTTCAAAAGAAATACGAAATAAAAAAGACAAATTTTGTGTTAGAAAGATTTTTAGGATTTCTTTCCAATTTTTGGGTTGGTATTGTTCTTTGATTCGATAAAGTTCCAGCATCAAAGGAAAACCAGGAACGAAACGACTCAAAAAAACCCCAATTTTACTACTCAAAAGAGATGAAAAAACATCTTGGTTTGTGAAGCTTTTTTTTTGGTTTGAGATAATCTGATAAAATCTTTTTTGGAACTCTTCTTTGTGTAAATAACTTTCATACAAGAGAACATTCAAGAACTCTTTGTGAACATCGAGGAACTCCTGCCTTTTTTGTTCATTGCTTAGACCGTCATAGTCCAACACAATAAATGTAAGTCTGTCATTCAGAAAAATGGGCTTTATTTTTTGTTTTTCTTCTAACAATTGATTTCTGTTTTTATATCGATTACAAAAAATTATCCAATTTTTTAAGTAGTATTCTTCGATTTCTTTTCTCGATATATCTGGGTTGAATTTTTTTATTAGGTTTACTTTTCTAAAAGCAACATAGAAGGGAAAGTAATTTACAATTAAAGATTTTTTGTAAATTTCATATAATTTTGGTTTTAAAACATCGTATCTTTTCCTCCAAAAACGATTCCTTATCCCCAAAAGAGATTTGAGTGAAAGTAAATTCATAACTTACTTCAAAAAATTTAAAATCAAAAGAAGGAAATTCAACATTGTAATAAAAACCATGATAAGAATCAATCTTCGACTCGGGTTTTTTGATTCTTTTTGAGGGATATTCGAGATGATTTTTTTTTCTAATTCTTGAATTTCTTTCTTCAAAGCCAATAGTTTTTTGTTATATTCTTCTTGGTTTTTATACAAATAGAGTAAAATCTCTCCATAAACTTCTGAATATTCTATCAATCGTTCTTCTAAGTTTTTTCCTGTAAGGCTATGGGAGAACTTTTGCAAGGATTCTGAGATAGCTTTAAGAAAATCACGTTCTTCTGGATTGTTTTTGATTTCCATGGGTTTGAGGTTATAATTCCTCATCAGCGTCGTAGGAAATCATGGTGCCAATTCCTTGGTAAGAAAATAATTCCAACAAAAGTGAATGAAGGATTCTGCCATCAATGATATGGGCACGCCTTACTCCTTTTTCCAAGGCATCCAAACAACATTGAACCTTGGGTATCATACCACCCGTGATGACCTGCTTTTGGATGAGTTCGTGGATCTGATGAGGATGCAAGCGATTAAGGACTTGTTGTTGATGCATGACTCCTGGCGTATCAGTCAATAAAATCAACTTTTCTGCTTTGAGGGAACTTGCAATCGCACTTGCCATAAAATCAGCATTTATATTGAGACTTTTTCCTTCTTCATCTGGGCTCACAGGAGCTATCACAGGAATATATCCATTAAATATTAAATCCAAAAGAATTTTTGGATCTACTTTCTCTATGCTTCCTACTCTTCCCAATGAGATTTCTCTCATTGTCCCATCAATTTGTTTGTAAATCTTAGTAATTCTCGCTACTGCTAAATTAGCATCTCTTCCTGAAATTCCGATGGATTTTCCTCCATGTTTTTGGATCAAAGAAACAATTTCTTTGTTTATGTAGCCCGAAAGAACCATCTCCACAATTTCCATGACTTCATCACTTGTGACTCTTTGACCATCTACAAACTCAATGGGTAAATTAAGTTTTTGCAAAAGCTCATTGATTTTGGGACCACCACCATGCACAATCACGGGATGAATACCAACAAACTTTAAAAGCACTACATCCCTTGCAAAAGAATCCCGTAGTTGTGGATCCTTCATGGCAGCTCCGCCATACTTGATGAC
This window contains:
- a CDS encoding glycosyltransferase family 39 protein; translation: MNVVFQFLFINDMMELQKKHIWFLRITILLFVISYLFFLPQDVMDIDSTQYAEIAREMIENKNFLSLKDNGRKYLDKPIMTFWIISFFYSLFGISNFSYRLPATFMLLISLFGIYKITKLTYQDKQKAWIATLFYASSPAVFSMLTSPIIDIYLTTFLILTFLFYYYGIHEDPKYLYLMYLFIGIGFITKGPISLVIPLLSIFGNHLLKKDFETLKKIKLFSGFLIVFLIVGFWSFLLYLDFGIYGPYFFLYLQSFGRITSKFYDTGWDPFYFYYTFLFSILPFGLFFVLITFQKLKEIYKNFQISYLENKRFNEFYDFLFQKDRVLYLWCFLILFLLSFSKFRLPQYVFWLVPPASILSAHWFVESIHSKKHHSFWVVPFFLIVFLVYFRFFSEIEFHIVFSIFLLISIVILIYFHQVYSLGIRFTFITVLLVYVYGITSIYPFLVEYQPASKMAKLIPPKKDSKEILFTYGIPYSHRSYAFYTQRLTRALEIKKELFYQHLQNYQEAYIVVHYQLYEVFKNDFKDVELHELGKFPFYKVSRPTWDFFEPKKRESKLQYVYLIKAIK
- the trpS gene encoding tryptophan--tRNA ligase is translated as MRILSGIQPSGRPHIGNYFSMMKRMVEYQKDHELFAFIASYHAMTTVQKAEELREGIINIVIDFLAIGMDPNKSTFWVQSDVPQVTELCWILSNFITVNQLELAHSYKDKIAQGIKPNAGLFFYPVLMAADILAFKTEKVPVGKDQKQHLEFTRDIAERFNRNYGEILCIPEPDINEEVAVIPGVDGRKMSKSYKNAIYFFDDEKNIKKQVFSIVTDSKGINEPKDPDTSVLYQIYSLFLNEEEKKVLRDRFLTPGTGYGQLKQELFEKIMDYFADARKKREDLEKRPNDIRDILKEGATKARAIAEEVLQEIREKTGLRY
- the gpmI gene encoding 2,3-bisphosphoglycerate-independent phosphoglycerate mutase; the protein is MKLNRLSKKIQEPLLLVILDGVGLYKGIKEGYPGNALDLAKADFLKMLFQPGVEPKRIFTTLKAHGTAVGMPSDDDMGNSEVGHNALGAGRIFAQGASLVNQAIETGRLFQSEVWKEYIGTNEQPGYGMKGSTVHFIGLLSDGNVHSHINHLFAMIRKCKELGVKEVRVHALLDGRDVPEKSAEIYLEKLEKFLKELDPTGEHYRVASGGGRMVITMDRYEANWKMVELGWKTHVKGEAEWKFTSSLDAIQTFRKVYPDKIDQDLPPFVIVDQNQKPVGPIRDQDVVIFYNFRGDRAIEISRAFTEENFDKFVRDPEVKVHFAGMMEYDGDLKIPKKYLVPPPAIDKTVSEYLAHMGIYQYAISETQKFGHVTYFWNGNNSLKFNEELEDWVEIPSDRVPFQEKPEMKAKEITDTLIEALRSKKYQFLRVNYANGDMVGHTGVLEAAIRAVETLNEQVKRLYDVITELKGTMIVIADHGNCEQMIEVDKKTGQPLKQKNGKYATKTSHTLNPVPFVIISPYLDELELNPINGEYGLGNIASTLLVLLGFEPPEFYLPPVVRWKSL
- the argB gene encoding acetylglutamate kinase, translating into MEVKEHIPESIRAEILLEALPYIQKFHQKIIVIKYGGAAMKDPQLRDSFARDVVLLKFVGIHPVIVHGGGPKINELLQKLNLPIEFVDGQRVTSDEVMEIVEMVLSGYINKEIVSLIQKHGGKSIGISGRDANLAVARITKIYKQIDGTMREISLGRVGSIEKVDPKILLDLIFNGYIPVIAPVSPDEEGKSLNINADFMASAIASSLKAEKLILLTDTPGVMHQQQVLNRLHPHQIHELIQKQVITGGMIPKVQCCLDALEKGVRRAHIIDGRILHSLLLELFSYQGIGTMISYDADEEL